From Chryseobacterium salivictor, a single genomic window includes:
- a CDS encoding Hsp20/alpha crystallin family protein: MKTLERINTLPTFESMMEDFWNTDGFLNQPMLAKNNYPNVNILDQDSKYEITVSAPGFKKEDFKLDLDNGFLSISAETSKESKEEKKNYLRREFSTSSFCRSFRLPDNVTDEQIKANYKDGLLSINIAKVDNGKTNHKQIKIE, translated from the coding sequence ATGAAAACCTTAGAAAGAATCAACACGCTGCCTACTTTTGAATCCATGATGGAAGATTTCTGGAATACCGATGGGTTTTTGAACCAACCCATGCTGGCAAAGAACAATTATCCCAATGTCAACATCCTTGATCAGGACTCTAAGTATGAAATCACCGTTTCTGCACCCGGTTTTAAGAAAGAAGATTTCAAACTGGATCTGGACAACGGCTTTCTCAGCATCAGTGCAGAAACCAGCAAGGAAAGCAAAGAAGAGAAAAAAAATTACCTGAGAAGGGAATTCTCCACCTCCTCTTTCTGCCGAAGTTTCCGTTTGCCTGATAATGTTACGGACGAACAGATCAAGGCGAATTACAAGGACGGCCTGTTGAGCATCAATATTGCTAAAGTGGATAACGGTAAAACAAATCACAAACAAATTAAAATCGAGTAA
- a CDS encoding universal stress protein, with protein MRTILVPTDFSEPSKNAAHYALNMAIGLKADLHLCNAFTVPAESPVMSGVTWSLYEYPDLKEEINKDLKKFANTLEKKETVLAADAPTLFHPTISYSCEREDLVSFIHTTAIATDAILIVMGMTGGGKLNQLLFGSNSLKMIDKTQHPLLIIPHHHRYQAIRKIAFATDLSTEDKKTAQALSKLAEYFDAELLISHVIDFNEKLDNDAYEHKKDLFIQDIPGKTSYLPIEEKGIDSGLDVLRNKDLDLLVMGHQHKVFFDRLTEGSHSIRQARKLHLPLMVIPQGVPLLF; from the coding sequence ATGAGAACAATTCTGGTTCCGACCGATTTTTCAGAACCCTCCAAAAACGCTGCTCATTATGCCCTGAACATGGCCATAGGCCTCAAGGCAGACCTCCACCTCTGTAACGCGTTTACCGTACCAGCCGAAAGCCCTGTAATGAGCGGGGTTACCTGGTCTTTGTACGAATATCCCGACCTCAAGGAAGAGATCAACAAAGACCTGAAAAAGTTTGCCAACACATTAGAAAAAAAAGAAACTGTTCTGGCGGCAGATGCTCCTACCCTCTTTCATCCCACCATTTCTTATTCCTGTGAACGGGAAGATCTGGTAAGTTTTATTCATACCACCGCCATTGCAACAGATGCTATTCTGATTGTTATGGGAATGACAGGGGGCGGAAAGCTAAACCAGCTCCTCTTTGGAAGCAACAGTCTGAAAATGATTGACAAAACGCAGCATCCCCTACTCATCATTCCCCACCATCACCGCTACCAGGCTATCCGGAAAATTGCGTTCGCGACGGACCTGAGTACGGAAGATAAAAAAACCGCACAGGCTTTATCCAAGTTGGCGGAATATTTTGATGCCGAACTCCTGATCAGTCATGTTATTGATTTTAATGAAAAACTGGATAATGATGCGTATGAGCACAAAAAAGATCTTTTCATTCAAGACATTCCGGGGAAAACCAGCTACCTGCCCATTGAAGAGAAAGGGATCGACAGTGGCCTGGATGTTTTAAGAAATAAGGATCTGGATCTGCTGGTGATGGGGCACCAGCATAAAGTGTTTTTCGACAGGTTAACCGAGGGCAGCCACAGCATCAGACAGGCCCGTAAACTGCATCTTCCATTAATGGTTATTCCGCAGGGGGTCCCTCTCCTGTTCTGA
- a CDS encoding helix-turn-helix domain-containing protein, which yields MMSIVKKYSIVFFILCTVNCVLASDLSGYIEIRKNYEDLQKNDPAAIPYVNAYIKKAKKESNFPKLVQGYRDAVLFNPSEYKKLIYSDSMIVAALQSRDNDLISIAYLGKGIVYYSNFKKFKPALDEYVKAFQYSKNTKDEYLKYKVIYHLGVVKSYLGYYEDAIVHFKNCTEFFEKKTKDKLHPNEIYNNRKGYFNSLHQLTICHGNTLQYSKVDSIVSLALSQIHEIENSKDFMLEKSYFVKSRGILNFHQNNYEGAIADFTQALPTIIKAADFEWSSIIYFYLGRSYLHYDKDQAVRNFQKVDSIFNTHHFVVPRIISNYEYLINHYKNEKDINKQLYYTKQLLKADSLISIDFTYLSLKIHKEYDRQTLLDEKEYLEKSNLSRAILTIVFFMLAFIFLFLLILDYRKKRNIEIKYKALQDKFHSKKEPKELQTERAILTTKKMSLTPEITNELTEKLSSFEKNNEFIQKGLTQNTLASQLKTNTYYLSTFINENKGMNFNRYIAELRINYITGLLYTQTKYLNYKTVSLAEECGIATRQSFSDLFFEINGIRPTDFIRKRLEEIDNSPK from the coding sequence ATGATGAGTATTGTTAAAAAATATTCTATTGTTTTTTTTATTTTATGTACAGTCAATTGTGTACTGGCATCTGATCTGTCTGGTTACATAGAAATTAGAAAAAATTACGAGGATTTGCAGAAAAATGATCCTGCAGCGATTCCGTATGTCAATGCATATATTAAAAAAGCCAAGAAAGAATCGAACTTTCCAAAATTGGTGCAGGGATATAGAGACGCCGTTCTCTTCAATCCTTCAGAATATAAAAAGCTCATCTACTCCGACAGCATGATTGTTGCGGCATTGCAATCAAGGGATAATGACTTGATCAGTATCGCTTATTTGGGGAAAGGCATAGTTTACTATTCAAATTTTAAAAAATTTAAACCTGCGTTAGACGAATATGTCAAAGCCTTTCAATATTCGAAGAATACAAAAGATGAATACCTAAAGTATAAGGTGATTTACCATTTAGGAGTCGTAAAAAGCTACTTGGGATATTATGAAGATGCGATAGTACACTTTAAAAACTGTACTGAATTTTTCGAGAAAAAAACGAAAGACAAACTGCATCCTAACGAAATATACAATAACAGAAAAGGGTATTTTAACAGCCTGCATCAACTTACCATTTGTCATGGGAATACGCTTCAATATTCAAAAGTCGACAGTATTGTATCTCTGGCTTTATCTCAAATTCATGAAATAGAAAACTCAAAGGATTTTATGCTGGAGAAGAGTTATTTTGTCAAATCCAGAGGGATTCTAAATTTCCATCAAAATAACTACGAAGGAGCTATTGCAGATTTTACTCAAGCGCTTCCGACAATTATTAAGGCAGCAGATTTTGAGTGGAGTTCTATCATTTATTTTTATCTGGGAAGGAGTTATTTACATTACGATAAGGATCAAGCGGTGAGGAATTTTCAGAAAGTAGATTCTATTTTTAATACCCATCATTTTGTAGTTCCCAGAATCATAAGCAATTATGAATATCTGATTAACCACTATAAAAATGAAAAGGACATTAATAAACAACTGTACTATACCAAGCAACTATTGAAAGCTGATAGTTTGATTTCCATAGATTTCACCTATCTATCTTTAAAAATACATAAAGAATATGACCGACAAACTTTGTTGGATGAAAAAGAATATTTAGAGAAGAGTAATTTGAGTAGGGCTATTTTAACGATTGTGTTTTTTATGCTGGCTTTTATTTTTTTGTTCCTCTTAATTTTGGATTACCGTAAAAAACGAAATATTGAGATCAAATATAAAGCACTGCAAGATAAATTTCATTCTAAAAAAGAACCAAAAGAGCTTCAGACGGAAAGGGCCATTCTTACTACGAAGAAAATGAGTCTTACTCCCGAAATCACCAATGAATTGACTGAGAAATTAAGTTCATTTGAAAAGAATAATGAGTTCATCCAAAAAGGATTGACACAAAATACATTAGCTTCACAACTCAAAACCAACACCTACTATCTTTCCACATTTATCAATGAAAATAAAGGAATGAATTTTAACCGATATATAGCTGAACTGAGAATTAACTACATTACCGGACTCCTATATACTCAAACTAAATACCTTAATTACAAAACTGTATCTCTAGCTGAAGAATGTGGTATTGCTACCCGTCAAAGTTTTTCAGATCTGTTTTTTGAGATTAACGGAATCCGACCCACAGATTTTATCAGAAAAAGACTGGAAGAAATCGACAATAGCCCGAAATAA
- a CDS encoding erythromycin esterase family protein, producing MKISLSEDRHLISRELIHTITGNSVELQSAEDLDQLIDQIGDAQYVLLGEASHGTHEYYTWRSKISKKLIAEKGFSFIAVEGDWPDCYRVNRYVKNYPDSGKSAFEVMHAFNRWPTWMWANWEVVALAEWMKKHNENLPRGQKAGFYGLDVYSLWESMEAILKYLGKVDPQALEIAKKAFQCFEPYSAEEGQAYARATMMVPFSCEREVIDLLKEIRTRISHYNTDHEAVFSAGQNAVIAVNAEKYYRTMVKGGPESWNIRDRHMMDTLNRLMKFHGSHAKGIIWEHNTHIGDARATDMTADGMVNVGQLVREQHGDNNAFAVGFGSYKGTVIAGNNWGADMRILPLPEAAQGSWEYLLHLCGAKDRIVFMNDSMKKRFGSKMIKHRAVGVVYHPEYEHRNYVPSLMPLRYDAFVYLDETKALHPLHVAKDVHQIPETYPFGV from the coding sequence ATGAAAATTTCATTATCAGAAGACCGTCATCTCATCAGCAGAGAACTTATCCATACCATTACCGGTAATTCGGTGGAATTACAGTCTGCCGAAGACCTGGATCAACTGATTGATCAAATCGGTGACGCCCAGTATGTTCTGTTGGGTGAAGCTTCGCACGGCACCCATGAATACTACACATGGCGGAGCAAAATCAGCAAAAAACTGATTGCGGAAAAAGGATTTTCTTTCATCGCCGTCGAAGGAGACTGGCCAGACTGCTACCGGGTCAACCGGTATGTAAAGAATTATCCGGATTCGGGCAAAAGCGCTTTCGAAGTGATGCACGCGTTCAACCGCTGGCCTACCTGGATGTGGGCCAACTGGGAAGTGGTAGCGTTAGCGGAATGGATGAAGAAGCACAATGAAAATCTCCCACGCGGTCAAAAAGCAGGATTTTACGGATTAGATGTGTACAGTCTCTGGGAATCGATGGAAGCCATATTGAAATACCTGGGCAAAGTAGATCCTCAGGCACTTGAAATTGCCAAAAAAGCATTTCAGTGCTTTGAGCCCTACAGTGCCGAAGAAGGTCAGGCCTATGCCCGGGCAACCATGATGGTGCCTTTTTCCTGTGAGCGGGAAGTGATTGATCTGCTGAAAGAAATAAGAACCAGAATCTCCCACTATAATACCGATCACGAAGCGGTTTTCAGCGCCGGGCAAAATGCGGTCATCGCTGTGAACGCAGAAAAATATTACCGCACGATGGTAAAAGGCGGACCTGAGTCGTGGAATATCCGCGACCGCCACATGATGGATACCCTGAACCGCCTGATGAAGTTTCACGGAAGCCATGCCAAAGGAATCATCTGGGAACACAATACCCATATCGGTGATGCACGCGCAACAGATATGACTGCTGATGGAATGGTGAATGTAGGCCAGCTGGTGCGGGAGCAGCATGGGGATAACAACGCATTTGCCGTTGGCTTTGGCTCTTATAAAGGAACCGTGATTGCTGGAAATAACTGGGGAGCCGACATGCGCATCCTCCCTTTGCCCGAGGCTGCTCAGGGAAGCTGGGAATACCTCCTTCATCTTTGCGGCGCAAAAGACAGAATCGTATTCATGAATGACAGCATGAAAAAACGCTTTGGCAGTAAAATGATTAAGCACCGCGCAGTCGGGGTGGTTTACCACCCGGAATATGAGCACCGAAACTATGTGCCAAGCCTGATGCCGCTCCGCTACGATGCATTTGTTTATCTGGATGAAACAAAAGCGCTGCATCCGCTGCACGTTGCAAAAGATGTGCATCAGATCCCCGAAACCTATCCTTTTGGCGTCTAA
- a CDS encoding sensor histidine kinase: protein MENARLLQAVITTALDGIITVDSSGMIERINPAGLKIFGYQNDELVGQNVSILMPEPDRSEHHQYMQHYRKTGEKKSIGKIREVIGQRKDGTQFPLRLAVSEVQYLDRMIYTAFLHDLTREKETEEILKKYTGELEELVEERTKSLQQMLTELQQAKEELHQSLEKEKELSHLKSRLVSMASHELRTPLSAMQLSIALIEKYLERSERVPVVKYLHQLKNAIGNLNAILNEFLSAEKLEIGITTPVNRLFDVLKFAEELRDEMQLISKTNQVITYRHTGSERQINLDQYLIRHCLTNLITNAVKYSGENTVIEFSTEITDQQYLFTVKDNGIGIPENDHALIFEPFFRAHNTGNISGTGLGLSIVDSYVNLMNGEIHFTSSLNQGTQFTLSFCKTKDETKDTLQTPSINTDFTY from the coding sequence ATGGAAAACGCCAGACTTTTGCAGGCCGTTATAACCACAGCTCTTGACGGGATTATCACTGTGGACAGTAGCGGTATGATAGAACGCATTAATCCGGCAGGTCTAAAAATATTTGGTTATCAAAATGATGAACTGGTTGGTCAGAACGTTTCCATCCTGATGCCCGAACCTGACAGGAGCGAGCACCATCAGTATATGCAGCACTACCGGAAGACAGGTGAGAAAAAATCCATTGGAAAGATTCGGGAGGTGATCGGACAAAGAAAAGACGGTACTCAATTTCCCCTAAGACTCGCTGTAAGTGAAGTGCAGTATCTGGACAGAATGATCTATACCGCATTTCTTCATGACCTCACCAGAGAGAAAGAAACCGAGGAGATCCTTAAAAAATACACCGGCGAACTCGAAGAACTGGTAGAAGAGCGCACTAAAAGTCTGCAGCAAATGCTTACTGAACTTCAGCAAGCCAAAGAAGAGCTGCACCAGTCTCTTGAAAAAGAAAAAGAACTCAGCCACCTGAAAAGCCGTCTGGTATCCATGGCCTCCCATGAGTTGCGTACTCCACTAAGTGCTATGCAGCTTTCTATAGCCCTCATTGAAAAATATCTCGAGCGTTCAGAGCGGGTGCCGGTGGTAAAATACCTCCATCAGCTGAAAAATGCCATCGGCAATCTCAATGCTATTCTCAATGAGTTTCTTTCGGCGGAAAAACTTGAAATCGGCATTACTACTCCGGTTAACCGTCTTTTTGATGTTTTAAAGTTTGCTGAAGAACTCCGGGACGAAATGCAGCTGATCAGCAAGACCAATCAGGTCATTACTTACCGGCATACCGGCTCTGAACGCCAGATAAATCTGGATCAATATCTGATAAGGCACTGCCTGACTAATCTGATTACCAATGCTGTGAAATATTCAGGTGAAAATACCGTAATTGAATTTTCCACAGAAATTACTGATCAGCAGTATCTTTTTACCGTTAAAGACAATGGCATAGGCATCCCTGAAAATGATCATGCTTTGATTTTTGAGCCTTTTTTCAGGGCACACAACACCGGCAACATTTCCGGAACAGGATTGGGCCTAAGTATCGTGGATAGTTATGTCAACCTGATGAATGGAGAAATTCATTTCACCAGTTCCCTGAATCAGGGTACGCAATTTACATTATCCTTCTGTAAGACAAAGGATGAAACCAAAGATACGCTGCAAACGCCATCCATAAATACGGACTTTACTTATTGA
- a CDS encoding dienelactone hydrolase family protein yields MNTSNHEMIIPFGNISLKGILTVPPGAAAIVIFSHGSGSSRFSSRNAFVARVLNKSGMATLLIDLLTPDEDLVYENRFDIDLLTARLVEVTNFIHQQEAYKNFKIGYFGASTGAASAINAAERLGTLISAIVSRGGRPDLADADYPLVKAPTLLIVGSLDVPVIELNEEVYNDLRCEKKLVIVEGATHLFEEEGKLEEVAELASEWFQKCIQEHHSLPKNSHHDL; encoded by the coding sequence ATGAATACTTCAAATCACGAAATGATCATCCCATTCGGGAACATTTCACTGAAAGGAATTTTAACGGTTCCTCCGGGAGCGGCCGCGATCGTTATTTTCAGCCACGGGAGTGGAAGCAGCCGTTTCAGTTCGCGGAATGCTTTTGTAGCGAGAGTACTGAATAAAAGTGGAATGGCAACCCTTCTTATCGATCTGCTTACCCCCGATGAGGATCTCGTGTATGAAAACCGTTTTGACATTGATCTGCTTACCGCGCGGCTGGTAGAAGTAACGAATTTTATTCACCAACAGGAAGCCTATAAAAACTTTAAGATTGGATATTTCGGGGCAAGCACCGGTGCGGCATCTGCAATCAATGCGGCAGAAAGACTGGGAACGCTGATCAGCGCAATCGTTTCTCGCGGTGGCCGTCCTGATCTTGCTGATGCTGATTATCCGCTGGTAAAAGCGCCCACCCTCCTGATTGTAGGCAGTCTGGATGTTCCGGTCATCGAACTGAATGAAGAAGTGTACAACGATTTACGGTGCGAAAAGAAATTGGTTATTGTGGAAGGCGCGACGCATCTATTTGAAGAAGAAGGAAAACTTGAAGAAGTCGCCGAACTGGCTTCCGAATGGTTTCAAAAATGTATTCAGGAACATCATTCTTTACCCAAAAACAGTCACCATGATCTTTAA
- a CDS encoding RteC domain-containing protein, with protein MITKTFFSKIEKLSENLSREVTDLSEEGENMIFISEKALMKIDETVREIKTMVSDHIFESIADEVRFFKTLKPLFISKFMYYSKILSIETSKPNAGQKEIRKYYLSELSKLKQYYAENKEFHSYYHRNATYLDHKYFVRKSYDLKMELSADLYDFDENFTTSHDSKISQIVANKDLEVYLLNTINTIGELSVTNKSKFTLVWSASKVSLVELLYALHQTRCFNAGNIEFTEVIKATEKLFELDLGNAYKTIAEIRNRKNGRTKFLQLLNDNLNQLFLDSDE; from the coding sequence ATGATTACAAAAACATTTTTCAGCAAAATTGAAAAGTTGTCGGAAAACTTAAGCAGAGAAGTAACGGATCTTTCAGAAGAGGGTGAAAACATGATCTTCATTTCTGAAAAGGCACTGATGAAAATCGATGAGACGGTGCGTGAAATTAAAACGATGGTGTCAGACCACATTTTTGAAAGCATTGCAGATGAGGTCAGGTTTTTCAAAACTTTAAAGCCATTGTTTATTTCAAAGTTTATGTACTACTCGAAAATTCTCAGTATTGAAACTTCAAAACCGAACGCCGGTCAAAAAGAAATCCGAAAGTACTATCTGAGCGAACTTTCGAAACTGAAGCAATATTATGCTGAGAACAAAGAGTTTCATAGCTACTACCATCGAAATGCAACCTATCTGGACCATAAATATTTTGTCCGGAAATCTTATGATCTTAAGATGGAACTCTCAGCAGACTTGTATGATTTTGATGAAAATTTCACCACTTCTCATGACAGCAAGATTTCACAAATCGTTGCTAATAAGGATCTGGAAGTTTATTTGCTCAACACCATCAATACAATCGGTGAACTTTCCGTGACCAACAAGTCCAAATTTACTTTGGTTTGGTCAGCATCAAAGGTTTCATTGGTAGAATTGCTGTATGCCCTCCATCAAACACGGTGTTTTAACGCAGGAAATATTGAATTCACGGAAGTGATTAAAGCAACTGAAAAATTATTTGAACTCGATTTAGGCAATGCTTATAAAACCATTGCGGAAATAAGGAATCGTAAAAATGGAAGGACGAAATTTTTGCAATTACTGAATGATAATTTAAATCAGCTGTTTCTCGACAGTGACGAATAG
- a CDS encoding phosphoribosyltransferase, whose protein sequence is MIFNNRYDAAMRLVPLLKKYADTKGVVLAIPRGAVPMGFYIAKELHLPLDLLLTKKIGHPQNPELAVGSVSMEGRVVDPRFNMDEDFIERETVRIRATLKDRYKKFMGNRSSIDLKDKTVIIVDDGIATGNTMLLSVDLVKHHAPEKVVVATPVAAPEALRKLRKKADEVICLYAPEDFRAVGEFYDDFSQVTDDEVIDFLNRLSTEQKSV, encoded by the coding sequence ATGATCTTTAATAACCGATATGACGCTGCGATGCGTCTTGTTCCCCTGCTGAAAAAATATGCGGACACCAAAGGAGTGGTCCTTGCCATTCCGCGGGGTGCGGTCCCTATGGGGTTCTACATCGCCAAAGAACTGCATCTTCCCCTGGACCTTCTGCTTACCAAAAAAATCGGGCATCCCCAAAACCCTGAACTGGCAGTGGGCTCCGTGAGTATGGAAGGACGGGTGGTGGATCCGAGGTTTAATATGGATGAAGACTTTATAGAACGGGAAACGGTGAGAATCCGGGCGACACTGAAGGACCGCTATAAAAAGTTTATGGGCAACCGCTCTTCCATTGATCTGAAAGACAAAACGGTCATTATTGTTGACGACGGGATTGCTACCGGAAACACCATGCTCTTATCGGTTGATTTGGTGAAACATCATGCCCCGGAAAAGGTGGTGGTGGCGACGCCGGTGGCTGCTCCCGAAGCGCTGAGAAAGCTCCGGAAGAAAGCAGATGAGGTGATCTGTCTCTATGCGCCGGAAGATTTCAGAGCCGTAGGGGAGTTTTACGATGATTTCTCTCAGGTAACCGATGACGAAGTTATTGATTTTCTGAACAGATTAAGCACAGAACAGAAATCTGTTTGA
- a CDS encoding zinc-dependent alcohol dehydrogenase family protein — translation MKAMLIYKTVDLTTDRQPLVLENVPVPIPRDDEILIRVSRCGVCHTELDEIEGRTSPTVFPVIPGHQIVGRVAEKGTAVTLFNQGDRVGVAWIFSACGICEYCRTGNENLCADFKATGRDANGGYAEYMTVSEKFAYPIPGIFSDSEAAPLLCAGAIGYRSVVLSGIRNGQRLGLTGFGASAHLVLKMIKYQYPEVSVFVFARDPGEQKFALELGAGWAGNTQDRSPEKLHAIIDTTPAWTPVVEAMKNLEPGGRLIINAIRKEDRDRPYLLNLNYHEDLWMEKQIKSVANVTRKDVREFLQLAAEIPIKPVIEEYRLEDANRALTDLKNKKSIGAKVLVIA, via the coding sequence ATGAAAGCAATGTTGATTTACAAAACGGTTGATTTAACAACGGACCGTCAGCCATTGGTGCTTGAAAATGTTCCGGTGCCCATTCCCCGCGATGATGAAATACTGATCAGGGTTTCAAGGTGTGGGGTCTGCCATACGGAACTGGATGAAATTGAAGGCCGTACTTCCCCAACAGTATTTCCGGTCATCCCCGGGCACCAGATTGTCGGCCGGGTGGCCGAAAAAGGAACCGCCGTTACGCTTTTTAATCAAGGCGACAGGGTGGGTGTCGCCTGGATATTTTCCGCCTGTGGCATCTGTGAATACTGCAGAACAGGGAACGAAAACCTTTGCGCTGATTTTAAAGCGACCGGAAGAGATGCTAACGGAGGTTACGCCGAGTACATGACGGTTTCTGAAAAATTCGCCTATCCCATTCCCGGAATATTTTCCGATTCCGAAGCGGCGCCCCTCTTGTGCGCAGGTGCGATAGGTTACCGCTCCGTGGTACTTTCCGGCATCAGAAACGGACAGCGTCTGGGTCTTACGGGCTTCGGAGCCTCTGCCCATCTGGTCTTAAAAATGATAAAGTATCAATATCCTGAGGTCAGCGTATTTGTCTTTGCCCGTGACCCTGGTGAACAGAAGTTTGCCCTTGAACTGGGTGCCGGATGGGCAGGAAATACACAGGACCGTTCTCCTGAGAAACTTCACGCCATCATAGACACCACCCCAGCCTGGACTCCCGTAGTGGAAGCAATGAAAAATCTTGAGCCCGGAGGACGCCTGATCATTAACGCCATCAGAAAAGAAGACCGGGACAGACCCTATTTGCTTAACCTGAATTATCACGAAGACCTGTGGATGGAAAAGCAGATCAAAAGCGTGGCCAATGTCACCCGCAAAGACGTAAGGGAGTTTTTGCAGCTGGCCGCTGAAATTCCCATTAAACCGGTCATTGAAGAATACCGGTTAGAAGATGCGAACCGCGCATTAACAGATCTCAAAAATAAAAAAAGTATTGGGGCAAAAGTATTGGTAATAGCGTGA